AAGTTAAACAAATATTTCATTGACCGTGAGACTCAAGCTGATGCAATGATTGTCTTCAGACAAGTTTACGCACTCATTGCACCAAGTTCATCACTGAAGAAGAAACCAAGTCCACCACTCATTTCGTTCAACAATTTGACTGCCAAAGATTTTAGTTTCAAAGTGAGGAAAGAGTGAATTCGAAATACAGACATCCTGTGAGACTAGATCAAAGAACATGCGATTGTGGGAAGTCTCAAAAGCTACACATATCATGTGCAGATGTCATTGCTGCATGTAAGCACATCAATATAGATTACTTGCAATATGTTCATCTAGTGTAACTGCGTGTCGAGTGTCTATAAAGTCCCGTTAGCAAGCATGCGTCATCATGATTATTGGCTATCATATGAAGGACCACAATTATGCATCAATCCAGccatgagaaaaaataaaaaaatgtcgaCCAAAGTCAACAAGAATACAGACTAATATGGATGAACTAGAAAGAGGTAAATCAAATCATTGTTCAATCTGCAGGCTTGTaggttattaaaaaataagtatcctCATCGTCCTGAAAGTTCTAGtctaacaaattaaatttctttttatgtttagtgtcaatgtatttaatttcacactatatataaattagaaaaaaaattcttcaacaaGAGTGTTTtcaactatttttctttaattttattatcttctttaatatattttctaattttattaattttctttatttatattatttttaaatcttttagaaaaaattaatttttcttaaaaaagatcAGGTTGAGAGAATCCGAATTTCCAAcggatttttgatttttttttttgaaaaacacagTGTAAATTGTATATATGTGTAAATGATGTGGGATATGTATGTTtgggtatataattttttttatgtatgtttctgaaaaaaaaatctggcTGAGAGGGTGCTGGACGCAAGTTGTGTTTGTAAGAAAATGAAGACATAAAAGCAAACCCATAACCACGAGGCAAGTCTGTACAAAGAGCAAtgaagaagataaaagaagttGCAAAAGGAATAGGTATAGGAAGAAGAGTTGGCTGGCATCTTGGATATTCAGTAAGGTTAAAAAGCATGGTCTGTGGAGAAAAAGGTCTGCACAGTAAGAATAAGAATGAGTCTTGGAAGGTGTTTTCATAATTTCATCGGGGACAAAAAAAGCTAACTCTAAATTATAACTTCAAGTCAACTACAATAAATCACAATtacaatcaaaagaaaatggacAATGTATTGTCCTAATGAATCAAAATCAGCTTCTGCATAATGCTACTATATTATACACATGAGCCGTGGAGAAATAGAACTACACAAATTGTTAGATCAATCAGCATGACTTCTTTCTTATGTGATTTCCTTATAAAAGGCACACAAATCCAgcaaatgaaaattattatggATAGTTGGATATAtcccaaaatatttaaaataaaagaattgcaCTGGAGTCTGTTATTATGTATATGTACTATTGCATCAAATAGAACCAAATTTTAAACCATATACAGAATGCTATTTTCATACAAACAATTCAACTATTGATGATTAAAGGAATGAAACAATAACCTATATATATCATGGGAACACAGTTTACAAAATTGTGGTGATTCATTTTGTAGGTGTACCAATGAACCAGTAGTCAAATGATTTTCTAGACTACTCATCTGCCCTCATTGTCAGAGTCGTGAAAGAGCAGTTGGAGGAGTAAATATCCTCAATTGTGGGGTGAAACCTGTTAACAAAGCTCCCAACATATCCAGCTGCTGAATTTATTTTGTCAAGCAAGCTCATATCTAAACTCTCTCCTTCTAGCACTTTCACAACCTGTCTCATACTTGGCCTAACATGAGGGTCATGATGAGTGCACAACAAACCAAGATGAAGAACCCTCTTAACCTCATCAATGCTACATTCACCCCTCCTTTTTAATCTTTCATCAAGAGCAGAACACTCTTCTCCTCTCTCCTTTAGACTCCATAACCAAGTAACCAAAGGCCTGTTTTCTTCATTTGGTCTTCTCCCACACACCACCTCTAAAATCAACACACCGAAACTGAACACATCAGTCTGAGTTGAGGCTCTCCCAGTGTGAATAAGTTCAGGTGCCATGAAACCAACAGTTCCAATCACTTGTGAGGTATGAGCAATCTGCCCATGATGGTGCATTCTTGCTAGTCCAAAATCCCCCAACCTTGCATTCATACCCTTATCAAGTAACACATTGCTTGACTTGATGTCTCTGTGCAACACCTTAACCTCCCAACCCTCATGCAAGTACAATATTCCATGTGCCACATCCTTCAGCACCTTGATTCTCTTCTCCCACCCAAAAATTGTGTTCTCATCACCATCAAATATTCTTTTGTCTAAACTCCCATTATCCATATAGTCATAGATTAAAATCAAGCTCCTCTGTTTCTTACACCAACCTCTCAATGGAACCACATTCTTATGCTTTAACCTGCCTAAACTTGAAATCTCAGACAAAAACTCTCTCATTCCATGTTCACTGTCACAAGGAATTCTTTTCACTGCAACTTGCACTCCTTGCAGAAGCCCTTTATAGACTTTCCCATTCCCTCCAAACCCAATTACATGTTGGTCTGAAAATCCTTTAGTAGCAGCATAAATATCTTCATAACTAACACGGTGTGGCCAATACTCTAGTTCCCAATCTTCaatttcttcttgttcttcgtcctttcttttgctcctttttcTTCTGAGAAAAAGCACAAATATCACAACAGCACCACCAATGACAAACAAAACACCTATAATGATCCCTACAATAAAACCTGTTGACCTCAAAATAGACTCTTTGGAATGCACAAATGAAGGCAAATTTGTAGTGACTAAAGCATCACCAATGGAAAAATTTGTGTTACTGAAGCTCCAAGCCAAAATCTTGTGACTCTCCACAAGCTGCCCTGTTGCCCCACAAAATCCAACATACATTTCATCCAGAAGAACTTCAGAAAGATCCACAATTTCACTAATCAAGGGCCTCTGAGGCCTTTTTTGGCCTGCAGGAGCCATTGTGACATTAACTCTAGAATCCAAATATTCAATCCACACCTGATAGTTCTCACCATCATTAAGCTTCAAATCCTCGAACTCATCGTTGTCGCCGCCACCCCAAAATCCAGCATCATGGgaagcaaaagaagaaagagagttTATGTCCACCCCCACATGGTTGTCATTTATGTCATTAAACTCTTGGTTGTCAAACACATCAAACTCAACGCCAAAGACATGGTTGTTGGGATCACCATTGTTGGTATAGTTAAAGAGGCCAAGATGCTGAGCAGAATTCACCCCAGTGGTGCCTGCAGAAGGTGTCAATATGAAGACAAAGCCATGGCCAGGGAGAAGGTCTTTGAAGGGTGTAATGGAGAAAATGAATGAGGTTGAGAATGGTAAAGGGGTTGAAGAAGAGTTGGAAGGTTTTGTGAGAATCTTAAAAGGGTAGAAAGCACGGCCCACAGAGAAGGTGGAACGGTTGGTGAGGGTGAGGATGGAAGATTCTATGGTGGCGTTGCCGTGTAGAAGGGTGTTGGTGGAGTTGAAGTTGGTGTTGTAGATGAACTCTGTACATGAAACTGAGGTTAGAAGAAGAAGGGTAAGGTTTGAGATGATGAAAAGAAGCAAAGAGATGAGAAGTGTAGACATTGAAGATGGAAGTGattgtttaagatttttttgttgCTAAGAAGCAATATGGCAGTGATCAAAGGAAAGTTAATATGCAATCAAAGGTCAACATGAGATGAAAAGTtagacttttctttttcttttcattttattatttgtttgttcACACCACCAAAGAGGAATGTTTCAGAATTGAGACTCAGACTCAGTTAGCAGACATGTGGGACATGACTTCAAGAGGGATTCGGCAACTAGAATTGTGTATCACTGTTTCTTTGAAGAAATTGTGTGAATCACTTTATGATAAGGTTGGATGGTTGGACTTGGACACTTTGACCATTATGATTATGAGATCATGCACGTATACTCAACTTCTcacacaaaataaaaagttCACCACATTTATACTGAAAGTTCACTACaattcctaaaaaaattatcttaaaataactattatgttaatttttttaatataaatgttaattatctttttttacttatattcttTGCATTATTAatgatgaataaaatttataaataaattaatcacttttgtaaaattagtatattttttctttatttattgttatttttttataaaataatctaaaacgaaaattattttaagatagagaaagtgatattttattttttatattgttgattactcattatttattattaataatgttaaataaGCTTTTTtcatattgatatatatatatatatatatatatatatatatatatatatatatatatatatatatatatattgctatatatcattaataaatagacaattataattaattaaaaaatgaataatttacttatttaattttctagaagtgattaatcaattttttttactaaaattagtCATCATTTCATATATACCAATAAAATAGtacaaaaaaacaattttaaatttgatctctgaaaaaaatgatatattaatttgGTAGACAGTGAGAGTGCGCTGGGGGTTGgttgacaaaataaattttatttacttgtcatcatattcttttttaataattgtactTCAAATTTGTAAACTgtaataattaaacatttatcaatatgtattattattagtttagtAATTTTTATCACTCAAATTTTACtgtgttatttgttttattaaaatttatgtcactccattaatttttttcattctttatgaaaaaaaattaagatatttatttaacttaccgtttttctaagattttttttttgaaattttctttatactaatgttagtagtataaataaattaaaaggcaTTTCCGAGGGAATATATAGAAATTTTAccaatgtatatttttatttacttaatatttttatatgtaataaAGTATATATTTAATTCATTAACGACTCAATGttctataattaatatttgttttacataaatataataaatacaaaatgtTATTGAACAGTTAAAATATATGGAAAGTCaagaaaatggaaataaaacaagttataaaaaattaaatgaaattattgttttaataaattaaaaaaaattgaaaatataaaagtatcTCATAAATACTTAAGagaaagaaattttatatattaattaatttaatcaacgGGAGTGTATCTACTATCTAGTAAGAAAACCATTTTAATAACTGTTATGGTTCACGACGGCGAAGGGTACAAGGGAGAGGAGAGAGAGTTAAGCAATTCACACACGCCCTTATTCGAGGAAGGGAAAACTCTTGGATTTCGTAACTGAATATCTCTTACATGCTTGTGATTACACAGTTTGTATTATTTATAGCTATGCTTACGTAACTGCCTAACAGAATCAGTTAGAGCTAACGAATACAAGCACGTGCGGGAATGAACGAATGGCTCATGCTTGCCCTAACGGCCTGGGTTGAGGTTTCATGAAGATCCATGCATGTGGTCAACGTAGTAGTCCTTCAAGTGAATGGGTGCTGACTTGACCCGAACTGATCTGGGCCGTGCTTGGGCTGGGTTGCTAGCAGCTGAGTTACTAACAATACCTCCTCCACCAAAGTCCACCTTGTCCTTAAGGTGGTAGGACTTGCAAAGGGAGGGCCATGGCTCCCATGTGGTGTCCTCTGGGGGTTCCCCAACCCACTGTGTGAGAACCATCTGTGTCGGAGGGTCGGTTGAGTCATCCATCTTTGAATCGAGGAAGCATAGTGGACGCCGTATTGGTTGTTGAGTGAGAGTTCCCAAAGGCCAGGTGTCGGTGGAAAGGGGTGGGGGACCGTGGTGAGCACGAAGAAGAGAACTGTGGAAAACGGGGTGAACCTGAGAGTCAGGTGGAAGACGCAGGCGGTATGCGACGAAACCAATGCGATCTTCGAACATGAAGGGTCCGAAGAAACGTTTGGAGAGTTTGGGGTGATGAGGGCCTGTGACAGACGTTTGTCGGCCGGGCCGTAGGCGTACATAGACCCACTGTCCCACCGAAAAGGAGACGTCGTCGCGCTTGGCATCAACATAGCGTTTCATGGTGGCCTGAGCTTTCTGTAATTTCTTCTGGAGCTGGGAGTGGAGGGCTTGTCGGGTCTCGAGGAGAGACTAGGCGACTTCATTGTTGGTGGTTGTGGTGAGGTAATCTCGTATGGCTGATGGGG
Above is a window of Glycine soja cultivar W05 chromosome 12, ASM419377v2, whole genome shotgun sequence DNA encoding:
- the LOC114378483 gene encoding probable L-type lectin-domain containing receptor kinase VII.2, with the translated sequence MSTLLISLLLFIISNLTLLLLTSVSCTEFIYNTNFNSTNTLLHGNATIESSILTLTNRSTFSVGRAFYPFKILTKPSNSSSTPLPFSTSFIFSITPFKDLLPGHGFVFILTPSAGTTGVNSAQHLGLFNYTNNGDPNNHVFGVEFDVFDNQEFNDINDNHVGVDINSLSSFASHDAGFWGGGDNDEFEDLKLNDGENYQVWIEYLDSRVNVTMAPAGQKRPQRPLISEIVDLSEVLLDEMYVGFCGATGQLVESHKILAWSFSNTNFSIGDALVTTNLPSFVHSKESILRSTGFIVGIIIGVLFVIGGAVVIFVLFLRRKRSKRKDEEQEEIEDWELEYWPHRVSYEDIYAATKGFSDQHVIGFGGNGKVYKGLLQGVQVAVKRIPCDSEHGMREFLSEISSLGRLKHKNVVPLRGWCKKQRSLILIYDYMDNGSLDKRIFDGDENTIFGWEKRIKVLKDVAHGILYLHEGWEVKVLHRDIKSSNVLLDKGMNARLGDFGLARMHHHGQIAHTSQVIGTVGFMAPELIHTGRASTQTDVFSFGVLILEVVCGRRPNEENRPLVTWLWSLKERGEECSALDERLKRRGECSIDEVKRVLHLGLLCTHHDPHVRPSMRQVVKVLEGESLDMSLLDKINSAAGYVGSFVNRFHPTIEDIYSSNCSFTTLTMRADE